Proteins encoded together in one Pontiella desulfatans window:
- the yajC gene encoding preprotein translocase subunit YajC — MYLLPLTIAEAAPAAAPAGGGSPFQMIGMMAILFAIMYFMMIRPQKRREKERKEMIAAVKSGERVLLTSGIIGQVTNVKESTLVIRIAENTKIEVVRAAISQILEKGEMPTEIEPAK, encoded by the coding sequence ATGTACCTACTACCCTTAACTATCGCCGAAGCGGCGCCAGCAGCAGCGCCCGCCGGGGGCGGATCCCCGTTCCAGATGATTGGAATGATGGCCATTCTGTTCGCCATCATGTATTTCATGATGATCCGCCCGCAGAAGCGCCGCGAAAAAGAACGCAAGGAAATGATCGCCGCCGTCAAAAGCGGCGAGCGCGTCCTGCTCACCAGCGGCATCATCGGCCAGGTTACCAACGTGAAGGAAAGCACGCTGGTCATCCGGATTGCCGAAAACACCAAGATTGAAGTGGTTCGCGCCGCGATCTCCCAGATTCTGGAAAAGGGCGAAATGCCCACCGAAATTGAACCGGCGAAGTAG
- the tgt gene encoding tRNA guanosine(34) transglycosylase Tgt, with translation MIRDTGNGKLQIPGKFELLGTDPSCKARRGRYHTAHGSFETPVFMPVGTQATVKAMSPKEMHELDCEILLGNTYHLNDRPGPDLVERMGGLHRFMGWDRAILTDSGGYQVFSLGSMNKITEDGVSFKSHSDGRTHFIGPRESMEIQRKLGSDIAMVFDECPPYPCDKDYACKAVRRTLDWAAICREAPRAEGQLFFGIAQGSVFPELREECAKALVGMDFDGYAIGGVSVGEPDELILRGVDDTVDHLPQEKPRYLMGVGEMAQMVESVARGVDMFDCVMPTRQARNGAVSTRRGRYPVKAALYKEDPRPLEEGCTCYACQNFTRAYVRHLLNVGEILGLRLITMHNLHCYLEFMRDMRTAIEKGRFDEFRKEFHSGYRVVLEEHALNVKENN, from the coding sequence GTGATTCGTGATACGGGCAATGGGAAACTACAAATTCCCGGAAAATTTGAACTACTCGGCACCGATCCCTCCTGCAAGGCGCGGCGGGGGCGCTACCACACGGCGCACGGCTCTTTCGAAACGCCGGTCTTCATGCCGGTCGGGACGCAGGCCACGGTGAAGGCAATGTCGCCGAAGGAGATGCACGAACTGGATTGTGAAATCCTGCTGGGCAACACCTATCATCTCAACGACCGCCCCGGCCCCGACCTGGTCGAGCGCATGGGCGGCCTGCACCGGTTCATGGGGTGGGACCGGGCCATTTTGACCGATAGCGGCGGCTACCAGGTCTTCAGCCTCGGCTCCATGAACAAGATTACCGAGGACGGCGTCTCGTTCAAGTCGCATTCCGATGGCCGCACCCATTTCATCGGGCCACGCGAATCGATGGAGATCCAGCGCAAGCTCGGCTCCGATATTGCCATGGTTTTCGACGAATGCCCGCCGTACCCGTGCGACAAGGATTACGCTTGCAAAGCCGTACGCAGAACCCTAGATTGGGCGGCTATTTGCAGGGAAGCGCCCCGGGCGGAAGGCCAATTGTTTTTTGGCATTGCGCAGGGCAGCGTGTTTCCGGAGTTGCGCGAAGAGTGCGCCAAGGCCCTCGTCGGGATGGATTTCGACGGCTATGCCATTGGCGGCGTGAGCGTTGGGGAGCCCGATGAACTGATTCTGCGCGGCGTGGACGACACCGTCGACCACCTGCCGCAGGAGAAGCCTCGCTACCTGATGGGTGTTGGAGAGATGGCCCAGATGGTGGAGTCGGTGGCGCGCGGTGTCGATATGTTCGACTGCGTCATGCCCACGCGCCAGGCGCGCAACGGTGCGGTTTCGACGCGGCGCGGACGCTACCCTGTGAAGGCGGCCCTCTATAAGGAGGACCCCCGGCCACTGGAGGAAGGATGCACCTGCTACGCGTGCCAGAACTTTACGCGTGCCTACGTGCGGCATCTTCTCAATGTCGGGGAAATCCTGGGGTTGCGGTTGATAACGATGCACAACCTGCATTGCTATCTGGAATTTATGAGAGATATGAGAACGGCGATAGAGAAGGGGAGATTCGACGAATTCCGCAAGGAGTTCCACTCCGGCTATCGCGTCGTGCTTGAGGAACATGCGTTAAACGTAAAGGAGAACAACTAG
- a CDS encoding DUF975 family protein, with product MAGLDDLLSEGASAPSAPGLGGDIGGLGGSDNKDLMADARMALSGNWGMAVLGHLLYIALMMSFSIFVGSAVLFVTFTSAASGTDATSATTAMNSAANLIELLVSGAFIVGFMGFFLGIAQESEARLDLLFVGFQRFWKSFVVYFFFSLMVMLLLLLLIVPGIMAALAFSMAFFVIADDEDCGPFEALGRSKEMMKGNKWKFFCLHWRFFGWALLCTILPIGWLWLVPYMQTSFAKFYEDVK from the coding sequence ATGGCTGGTTTGGACGATTTATTGAGCGAGGGCGCCAGCGCGCCTTCGGCTCCGGGACTCGGGGGCGACATCGGGGGATTGGGCGGGTCTGACAACAAGGACTTGATGGCCGATGCGCGGATGGCGCTCTCTGGCAATTGGGGCATGGCGGTGCTGGGGCACCTGCTCTATATCGCGCTCATGATGAGCTTTTCCATTTTCGTGGGATCGGCCGTGCTGTTCGTGACGTTCACCAGTGCGGCCAGCGGAACCGACGCAACCTCGGCAACGACGGCCATGAATTCTGCGGCCAACCTGATCGAATTGCTCGTTTCCGGAGCCTTTATTGTCGGCTTCATGGGCTTTTTCCTTGGCATCGCCCAGGAATCGGAAGCCCGGCTTGATTTGCTGTTCGTGGGTTTCCAGCGCTTTTGGAAGTCGTTCGTGGTCTATTTTTTCTTTAGCCTCATGGTTATGCTCCTGCTGTTGCTGCTCATCGTTCCCGGCATCATGGCCGCGCTGGCTTTTTCCATGGCGTTTTTTGTGATCGCCGACGACGAAGATTGCGGGCCGTTCGAGGCGCTTGGCCGCAGCAAGGAAATGATGAAGGGCAACAAATGGAAATTTTTCTGCCTGCACTGGCGCTTTTTCGGGTGGGCGTTGCTCTGCACCATCCTGCCGATCGGCTGGCTCTGGCTCGTCCCCTACATGCAGACCTCGTTTGCAAAATTCTACGAGGATGTAAAGTGA
- a CDS encoding sulfatase family protein encodes MKQLFTLLAIVFAALSALSAQRPPNVIIVFTDDQGYQDIGCFGSPDIATPHLDQMAQEGMRFTDFHVAAPVCTPSRAALLTGKYPQRLGMAKGVLFPHSGDKGLAPEEITIAEQLKKKNYATACIGKWHLGHTERVLPTAQGFDTYYGVPYSNDMWLAPELKPADDILLREGITMERMKTMAVKKLEKEGRNKVPLMRDNRVVEFPADQTTLTKRYAEEAVRFIEQNKDNPFFIYVTPAMPHIPLFASEAFKGKSKAGLYGDTIEEIDWAVGQINTALKKNGLEDNTLVIFTSDNGPWLSFGDHGGHALPLRNGKGSTFEGGLRVPCIMKMPGTIPAGTTCTEMMGTLDLLPTIGALAGIPVDHLIDGADASDLLKGKPGAKAPRDFFLYYLMNGKLTCIRMGDWKLIMDVPAISYSQKVEPKDYRKGKFEPELYNLRNDIGETNNLYKQHPEIAAKLRARAKAEHEKLAK; translated from the coding sequence ATGAAACAGCTCTTCACTCTGCTCGCTATCGTATTCGCAGCCTTATCCGCACTATCGGCTCAACGACCGCCCAACGTGATTATCGTCTTCACCGATGACCAGGGCTACCAAGACATCGGTTGCTTCGGCTCGCCCGACATCGCCACCCCACACCTCGACCAAATGGCGCAGGAAGGCATGCGCTTTACCGACTTCCATGTCGCCGCACCCGTCTGCACCCCGTCGCGCGCCGCTTTGCTCACCGGGAAATATCCCCAGCGGTTGGGCATGGCCAAGGGCGTCCTCTTTCCCCACTCCGGCGACAAAGGGCTTGCGCCCGAAGAGATCACCATCGCCGAACAGCTGAAAAAGAAAAACTATGCCACCGCCTGCATCGGCAAATGGCACCTTGGCCACACGGAGCGCGTGTTGCCGACCGCCCAGGGCTTCGACACCTACTATGGCGTCCCCTACTCCAACGACATGTGGCTCGCCCCGGAACTCAAACCGGCCGACGACATTCTGCTGCGCGAGGGCATCACGATGGAGCGGATGAAAACCATGGCCGTTAAAAAACTGGAAAAAGAAGGCCGGAACAAGGTTCCGCTCATGCGCGACAACCGGGTGGTCGAATTCCCGGCCGACCAGACCACCCTCACCAAACGCTATGCCGAAGAAGCCGTCAGGTTCATCGAACAGAACAAAGACAACCCCTTCTTCATCTACGTGACCCCGGCCATGCCCCACATTCCGCTCTTCGCCTCCGAAGCCTTCAAAGGCAAAAGCAAGGCCGGGCTCTACGGCGATACCATCGAGGAGATCGACTGGGCCGTCGGGCAGATCAACACCGCCCTCAAAAAGAACGGACTCGAAGACAACACCCTCGTCATCTTCACGTCCGATAATGGCCCGTGGCTCTCCTTCGGCGACCATGGCGGCCACGCCCTGCCCCTGCGCAATGGTAAAGGATCCACCTTCGAGGGCGGGCTACGCGTTCCGTGCATCATGAAAATGCCCGGCACCATTCCCGCCGGAACCACGTGCACAGAAATGATGGGCACCCTCGACTTGCTCCCCACCATCGGTGCCCTCGCCGGAATTCCGGTCGACCACCTGATCGACGGGGCCGACGCCTCCGACCTGCTGAAAGGCAAGCCCGGTGCAAAAGCCCCGCGCGACTTTTTCCTCTACTACCTCATGAACGGCAAGCTCACCTGCATCCGCATGGGCGACTGGAAACTGATCATGGACGTCCCGGCCATCAGCTATTCCCAAAAGGTTGAACCCAAGGACTACAGGAAAGGTAAATTCGAACCCGAACTCTACAACCTGCGCAACGACATCGGCGAAACCAACAACCTATACAAGCAACACCCCGAAATAGCCGCCAAACTCCGCGCCCGCGCCAAAGCGGAGCACGAAAAGCTCGCTAAGTAA